The segment GTTCAGCCGGCCAGGAACGTCAGCCGCGGATCGGTGATATTCGGTTCGATCTCCGCGATTTCGGCGCCGACGACTTCGTGCACCACAAACGGGTCGTCGGCGACGCGCTGCGCGATCTCCTCGCGTGAGATGCCCGTGGCGATCAGTGCGCCGCCCACGCCGGGGTGGATGCCGCCGACCAGCACGAGTACACCATCATCGACACCCTGCTGCACCCAGTCGCGATGAGCGGCCATATGGTCGGCGGCAGCAGATTTGTTGTCGGCGAAGCGGAGAAGAACGACGAACATCGATACTCCTTGTGCAGCAGCGGTTTTGGGCAGGGGGCAGGTCTGTCGTCACGAGGTGGCGAGTTCGTCGCGCAGCCACCGCTGGAACCGGTCGACCTCGCGGCGGGTCCAGGCGGGATCGCGAAACGCATTGGCGACGGTCGCCGTTCCTTGGCTGAACATCAGCACGTGCAGCGCCAGATCCTCGGCGTCGCGCGCGCGGCCGAGCAGGCCGAATTGGATCACCAGCCAGTCGCGGAACATCTCGAACACTTCCAATGCCTGCCGGCGGGCCGGGTGGTCGAGCTTGCTCAGTTCGCCGGTGAGGGTCCCGACCGGACATCCGTGCAATTGAATGGCGTCTTCGTTGCGGATCACGATCTCCACGTACTGCCGCACGCGCTCGGCGGGGTCGGCCGACATCGCCTCCCATTCGTCGAGCATGGCGCGGGTCGCCCCCAGGCGGGACTCGATCACCGCCGTGAGGATCTCGTCCTTGGTCCTGAAGTGGTGGTAGAAATTTCCCCGCGAAATCCCCACGGCGGCAGCGATCATGGCGAACGAGGTGCGCTCGAAGCCGTTCTCGTAGAACAGTCGATCGGCGGTTTCGACGATCCGGTCCCGGGTCGGCGTCGTGGTCATGGTTCGGCACCCGCGGCTTCGGCCGCCGGGTGCGCGGCATTCATCCACAGTGGCCGGCCCGGCCAGGCCCACGGCAGCACGGATCCGACCTCCTCGCACCTCAGTTTTAGGACACTTGTCCTACGCGAGGATCAGGGTAGGACAATCGTCCTATCCAGGCAAGCGGCTACCGCAGCACGGGCTGGATGGACACCAGCTGGTATGCGCCCGGCTGCGCCTGCTCGGATCGGAACCCGACGAGCAGGCTGCCGGGTGGCAGCCGGGTTGCGATGTCGTTGAGGGTCCTGGGCAGGAACACCCGGGCCTTGGCATTGCCGTACCAGTTGGGATCGGCGGGGGACACGTCGAGGCCACTGACCTGCTCGATGGTGTTGTCCCAAGTGCGCACGGCCTCCGGCGGCGCGGCGCCGAATCCCACCGACGGCAGGTATGCCTCGCCCGGTCCGGCCAACGTGATCGGTTGTGTGCCTGCGAGCGGCGTGCCGGTGAGCGTCCCGTTGACGGCATCGGTGGTCACCG is part of the Mycobacterium adipatum genome and harbors:
- a CDS encoding YciI family protein, whose product is MFVVLLRFADNKSAAADHMAAHRDWVQQGVDDGVLVLVGGIHPGVGGALIATGISREEIAQRVADDPFVVHEVVGAEIAEIEPNITDPRLTFLAG
- a CDS encoding TetR/AcrR family transcriptional regulator, encoding MGLAGPATVDECRAPGGRSRGCRTMTTTPTRDRIVETADRLFYENGFERTSFAMIAAAVGISRGNFYHHFRTKDEILTAVIESRLGATRAMLDEWEAMSADPAERVRQYVEIVIRNEDAIQLHGCPVGTLTGELSKLDHPARRQALEVFEMFRDWLVIQFGLLGRARDAEDLALHVLMFSQGTATVANAFRDPAWTRREVDRFQRWLRDELATS